The following proteins are encoded in a genomic region of Phycisphaera sp.:
- the prfB gene encoding peptide chain release factor 2 has product MGEPSFWDDPDAAQKTVGELKVIKAQLGPLDKVVEAFEEAQVAYEMAREGEDKELLAEADQALFDLQTNMDKVEMQSLLSGKHDHRNAYFTIHAGDGGTEANDWAEMLFRMYLYYFENMGWKVEEVSKGFGVETGIDHITLHIKGAFAFGYLNCERGTHRLARVSPFNAQGKRQTSFATVDVTPEFEDMDVQIPEKDLDITFFARSSGPGGQNVNKVASACRIVHKPTGIMFVASTHREQPQNKHQALTLLQAKLEQIEEEKRSAEIKEAAGGDLNRGWGTQIRSYVLYDNRVKDHRTNVEGNPTDVLNGKIEKFIDAELQRRRSEKG; this is encoded by the coding sequence ATGGGCGAGCCCAGCTTCTGGGACGACCCCGACGCCGCCCAGAAGACCGTGGGCGAGTTGAAGGTCATTAAGGCCCAGCTCGGCCCGCTCGACAAGGTCGTTGAGGCCTTCGAGGAGGCGCAGGTCGCCTACGAGATGGCCCGCGAGGGCGAGGACAAGGAACTGCTGGCCGAGGCCGACCAGGCGCTCTTTGACCTCCAGACCAACATGGACAAGGTCGAGATGCAGAGCCTGCTGAGCGGCAAGCACGACCACCGCAACGCCTACTTCACCATCCACGCCGGCGACGGCGGCACCGAGGCCAACGACTGGGCCGAGATGCTCTTCCGCATGTACCTCTACTACTTCGAGAACATGGGCTGGAAGGTTGAGGAGGTGTCTAAGGGCTTCGGTGTCGAGACCGGCATCGACCACATCACCCTGCACATCAAGGGTGCGTTCGCGTTCGGCTACCTCAACTGCGAGCGCGGCACGCACCGCCTGGCCCGCGTGAGCCCCTTCAACGCCCAGGGCAAGCGGCAGACCAGCTTCGCGACCGTTGACGTCACGCCCGAGTTCGAGGACATGGACGTGCAGATCCCCGAGAAGGACCTGGACATCACGTTCTTCGCGCGCTCCAGCGGGCCCGGCGGGCAGAACGTGAACAAGGTCGCCAGCGCCTGCCGTATCGTGCATAAGCCCACGGGCATCATGTTCGTGGCGAGCACGCACCGCGAGCAGCCGCAGAACAAGCACCAGGCCCTCACGCTGCTGCAGGCCAAGCTCGAGCAGATCGAAGAAGAGAAGCGCAGCGCCGAGATCAAGGAAGCCGCTGGCGGCGACCTCAACCGCGGCTGGGGCACACAGATCCGCAGCTACGTGCTCTACGACAACCGCGTGAAGGACCACCGCACCAACGTCGAGGGCAACCCCACGGATGTGCTCAACGGCAAGATCGAGAAGTTCATCGACGCCGAACTCCAGCGGCGGCGTTCGGAGAAGGGCTAA
- a CDS encoding sigma-70 family RNA polymerase sigma factor codes for MPPEAPREKVTGPGARLPDARAITARLARGDQEAFAVFYEATFDNAVADAHRLTGKDESFCLDAVQDAYLRAAKRLPAIDSWGACRTWLRTAIASSAVDRIRSDTARAKRESMPRDTTTNATEHGERLQDLLDRLQTQLDDRQWHAVRLHIGGGLPLSAVGRAMSLSRHAVHGLVRRGVANLSNGNSGGAAPGKGDSNDA; via the coding sequence GTGCCGCCCGAGGCCCCGAGAGAGAAGGTGACCGGCCCGGGCGCTCGACTCCCCGACGCCCGGGCCATCACCGCGCGCCTCGCGAGGGGCGATCAGGAGGCATTCGCCGTGTTCTACGAAGCGACATTCGACAACGCCGTGGCCGACGCCCATCGTCTCACGGGAAAGGACGAGAGCTTCTGCCTCGACGCGGTGCAGGACGCGTATCTCCGGGCTGCGAAGAGGCTGCCAGCGATCGACTCGTGGGGCGCGTGCCGCACGTGGCTTCGAACGGCCATCGCTAGCAGCGCGGTCGATCGCATCCGCTCGGACACCGCCCGTGCGAAGCGCGAATCCATGCCACGCGACACGACGACGAACGCGACCGAGCACGGTGAGCGCCTGCAAGATCTGCTCGACCGCTTGCAAACCCAGCTCGACGACCGCCAGTGGCACGCCGTGCGTCTGCACATCGGTGGCGGGCTGCCGCTGTCGGCCGTCGGCCGGGCCATGAGCCTCAGCCGCCACGCCGTGCATGGACTGGTGCGCCGAGGGGTGGCAAACCTATCCAATGGGAATTCGGGGGGAGCCGCTCCGGGGAAGGGAGATTCCAATGACGCCTGA